TTGGGTTCTCAGCATAACTCACCGctgacatcttctccactttgATCCGGTTGACTTTGCCATATTTAGACTCGACTTCGCCTTTGACATCTTCGGCGAGATCGAGATCCCAATTTCGTTCGGTCTCCCTGTGATGACAAGTTAGCTTTGTCGAAGGGCACGGGTcagctgactcactcttCAGGGTTAAACATGTTGCTGACAATGACGAATGGTGTGGGGTTCATTTGAGGAGTTTTGGAGCTACACATATATTCAGCAATGGTGGCAGTTCTTACTTGTGTCACTCACGGTATAGCAATAGGTTTATGCGCAGACAAGGCCAAGTTGACGTTCGGTTCGGTCCTAGCAAGCTTAAACATGAGCTGTTGACGTTGATTGGCATCGAGTCTAGTTCCGTAGTTTCCGTTATCCTCAATTTGCTCAGTAGCTACATAAGCTCGGTCTTGAACGGTTTGCACTCGGACTATGTCATGTCAGCTATTGAACATCGCGTGCTTTCCGATACTCACTTGGTCTACCAGCAAGCTCAAACCCAGCCATCGCATCAAGAGCCATTTGCGCCGCTCGAAGATCTTTGAATTGAACGTATGCAGTTCCTTTTTTCATACCAGACTAGTGATAGGTTAGCTTAAGTCAATGCAAATGAGCTCGACTCACAAAGTCAATATGAAGATCGACAAATTCGATCTCTCCAAATGGCTCGAAAACTTGTCGAAGGTCGTCTGACGAAAGACTGAATGCAAGGTTGGAGATGAACAATCGGTGATAAGGAATAGCACCGTCTTTATGCGCATCAACATCTAAACCAGGAGGTACGGCAAGACCAGTGGAGAGAGGTGGGAAGTTTTGGCCGAATGTCACTGCTGGTCGCACCTGTCCATCTGAGCCAACAACACTAAACAGCAAGTCAGCCTAGTCTATTGATATATTCCAGTATTACTTACGGAGCAGAAGACGCGGTCGTCTCTCTGTTTCGCTCAGATTCGGTAAGCATGATATTGATCGGCAGACCCAAGACGATCGTTCCGGTGAGCTATGAAGAGTCAGTATTGATTGCTTGACCAAATACCTAAATGCCTTGCACTTACTGTCAGAGCCCTGTGAACAAGTTCAACCGCATCCAGCTCGACATACCCAATACTAGTCAAGTCAGCTTTCGGTTCTCCGTGACCAAGTAAGCTTACCCCTTGGACCTCCTGGACACCTTATCCGTGACGATTCTAGCATCTCTGACAGCACCTCTTCCCAATTTATCCTCGAAGAACATTCCTAAATCATGTGAAGTCAATCTCGCCGATAGTTGCGAGACAAAGATGGACCTTTGTTCCCTTTCCACCTCGTCCAACAAAGCAGTGGCTGGATCTCGTGGTGGTGGAGGCGCAGGTGAACTGTAAGAAGGtgagcctcttcttcttcgaggAGGTGAACGGTCTCTTGgacctctttcttcatcgcgcaatcttcttctttcaagcTCACGTTCTCTGTCCATCTATGGGGTAGAAAGACGTTAACTCTTTGGATTGTCAGTAGTCGGCAAAGTTAAAAAGAACATACCTCTGCAAATTTGGCTTCTCTCAATCTGGCAGcttctcttttttcctctgccatttcttgatccctcttttctctttcagcttctttttcttcccttgtcaTTTCTTTGATAGAAGGTCTATCATCGTCTCTTGGTGGTCTATGACTCGATGAACCATGAGATTCTCTTGATCTATCacgttgttgatgatgtgaaTGTCTATTTGTGGAACCAAGTGAGATTTCTCTAGATTCCCGTCTTATTTTGTGATCAATCATTACCTCCCTGTCTTTTCGTCTTTTATGAcgttcatctctttcttcttctgtctcttcttctctccttctaCGTctatcccttctttcttcttcagtctctTCGTCCCTTCGTCGATGTCTCTCTCGacgttcttcttcggttTCGTCCTCGCGATGTCGTCgatgtcttctttctctttctctttctcgatcTCGGTCTCGGTCTCGGTCTCGATCTCTTTCGTCATCGTCACGATGTCTTCGACCTGATCGATTCGCATTGGACCTATCACGTTGATTGTCacgatcatcttcttcgtcttcacgACGACGTTTCTCACGGGAACTACGAGTTGTTATCAGCGTTTGTCATCAGTTGATTAGGTTTAAGAaatgatgactcacctgacTAGCTCTGGTGTTCTATCTCTCCCACTGACAGGAGCCGCatcaggtggtggtgtgTCTGACATGACTAGTAACTATGGATAATGGTAAAGTTGATATATACGAAAGAGAggttgaaaagaagaatgggcGTGAAAGTGTATCAGTTACATTACTGAGTGGTAATATTTCAAATTATGAGTTTTTCGCATTTTATCCGAGAAAGTCATATCGTACACCATAGAAGAGATggtaattcacctttgactttTATCCTATGAACATCTCATTCAAAATAGCACTTTCATTGTCAAAGTCATATATCACTATCACTCAAGcatatcaccttctctctgCATCGTACACAGGCCCAACTAGATATTCAACAATGCCATTATACGAGCTATTCTGTATCGCGGTACATAACCCAGCTTCATCGGTaaatatcctttcttcccttccttccccttttcctcatcttcccatcctcCCATCTCTGAGTAAGATGTGAAAACTAAATCAATACGACTTATAGGTCAATCTTCGATCAGTGATTAACTCACTGTCGAATCAAATACATACTACAGGTGGAGTAGTTCGGGATATGAAGAATCTAGGTATCAATTTGACTTTACCtcagaggatgagaaggatgagacAATATCATGAGCGAGgggagtgagtgatgttCTGCTTCAATATATCACTGCTCAAAGTGGATAGATCAACAAGCAGAGAATAAGATACTAATGGGCTGTCAACTTAGCCACTTCACAATGACATTTGATACTTCACCTATCGTATTGAAACGATTAGATGAAACGCTGAGAAGAGATCCGTCAATTATACGATGGACATtattgaagaaagcttccAAGGTGTGAGTTGGAAATTCTCGTACTTTCTACCTGGCTCGAGTATAGGTCTTGTATATGAGCTGATTCGGTGTGATTTTTCGGACGTGCAGGAAAGACCTCAGTAAACCTTTGAACCCATctattgaatttgatgagattgaagctCCAAGAAATCTGTAGGGGTCTTCGTCATCGTGGATCCAAACTGAAAGCATACGATGTAAAGTATCAAGAGATACGTCTGGAAGGACTGAGGGTATGGAGAACGTTTCGAAGTATCAGTTCCAATGGTGAAACTGTGGcattcaaagaaagaagcattGTAACGATATATTGTATAAACCCTGCATTTGATACCCtatgaatgagattgaactTTTCCATCGCATCGCATTTCTAATGCTACTCTTGAGTATCATGAAAGTCGTTGATCCCATCGATGAACATTCAAGAAGTACCATGTATTCTCAATCCTTGATAAAAAGCCATTTTACGTATGAAAGTCGCCTCCACTTGATGATGTCCACGTCCGAGTTCACTTCTAAATAaccttctccctcttttGACTAaaagtcatcatcatcatctctgaAATAGTATAGTTCAATCACCAGTCATACTCGGGTCTAGCCCAAGCAAACACTGCAACTACCCCTCAATCTCCATGGTTGGACCAGGATGTCCCAACtatcttccatcttgtcTTCCCTGCCCCGACGAATAAACGACTTGGAGGTATTCCAACTGACTCGTCTAAAGCAATGTTTGGGACCATTAGAACTGCATAGAGAGTTGGTCGATGAGATGAGGATCGATTTGGAGAATGTACGATATAACCTTGATGTAGGTCGACCTCCCTTATCTGCCTACCACCGTTGTATAGGGAAGTGTATTCGCTGATGGTGAATTAtaggtgttgaaggagaTATCATATTCACTCAATTCACCTCAGCgagaagatgtcatctcTCAAATACAAGAAATGGAATCCAAGTATACATCGTACGTGTCAAATACCTCACGTTATCTACGTGTATATCCCATTGACCGAGAGATGGATGTAGTATCAAGAAGCAATTTAGAGAAAATATATTATCTTCAAAGAAGAATATAATATCGAGGAAATCAAGAGTACATGAATTGAGCGAAAAGATGAATTCCCGTTATGAGCTTGATGAATCTCGTATAAACAataatggtgatgacgatgttcGAACAAGTGATGAGAAGGGTAAAGGTAAGGCTATGAGTGCGGCTGAATTTGGAATGGGGTGAGTTTACCTCTTGATTCAATTACCGAAGAAAGAACGATCCTGATCATCCTTTGAACGAATTTAGTGGAGATGACGAACTTCAAACAAAGACTAACGAAGTTACTACTGCGCTGAGAAGAACGACTGCTATCATGCAGACTGAATTGGAAAGATCCGTCTTATCAGTCCAGATGTTAGGTGTGTGAACCCCATGTGTACTTGTATTGATAGGATGATTCTTCGCTGACATTTCCATTCCTTCGCTTTTAAAGAATCATCAACGCAAACGCtcatatcaacatcgacTCTGTATTCTCGCTATACATCATTACTTCAAACATCAGGTCAACTAGTCAAAGCTATTGAGAAAGCAGATTTCCTAGATCGAATAATCATTTTCGCGGCATTGGGTTTCTTCTTATTGGTAATtgcattcatcatcaagcGGAGAGTAGTGGACCGGACCGTTGGTGTGGTCATTGGGGGTGTCGGTAAAGGTGTCGGATGGTATTTGTTCGGAACCGGCAGATTGCTTAAATTAGCTTTCAGAGGGAAGACCAAGGGGGATGGAGTGAACGATCTGGAGAAGACTGGTATATCAGATAATATGGAAGTAATCGGTAGGAACAACATAAATCAAGATTCTGCTGTTGGTGGTCAAACACCAGATCAAGAGAAACAAGGAACAGTGATAGGGATTGATATCGCACCAGGAGCATCTCCAGTTCCACCTTTCGATGTCAGCAAAGCGCCAAGAGGAAAAGTTGAGATTATACTtaatgatgaaagtgaaaggatcaaAGTAGAATGGGTGAAAGACGAATTGTAACGTGAGAATATTACATGCATAAAATGATTTCTTCTAATTTAACAGAAAACCCAAATACCCTGATACTTTTCATTACAACTTTTGCAAATTCGATTCGCCTGCAGGTAATTGTGGAACTTGATTTATCCCGTGGACTTGTTGTATCGAATCAGCTGTAGAATGAGTGACTGAATCTTGTTTAATTTGATTAATCTCTGCTTCCCCATTGACTGGATTCTCCTTTGCTTGTTTCAACAAATCTTGTACTTTTTCCAATTGTTTATTGACATTCAATTTATCCTTGAACAATTGTTGTCTACTCAATTCGatatttctcttttcattctctAATGCCTCTTCGAGTTTCTCAAATAATGACAATTTTAATTCGACTTTTTTGACTTGAGCTGAAACTAATCTTGACACTAACTGTGATATTCTGTGATCTTCGTGTGAAGCTAATGATGATgctttagctgctgctgACGATAATGCCAAAGTCGCCGCTCTTGATAAGTCAGACGATGTAGGGGCTGAAGGTGATCCGCCGTTCTCTTCTGCGTCATTGTCGGCCGTCTCAGCTTGTTC
This genomic window from Kwoniella shivajii chromosome 7, complete sequence contains:
- a CDS encoding ribosomal protein S6 gives rise to the protein MPLYELFCIAVHNPASSVNLRSVINSLSNQIHTTGGVVRDMKNLGINLTLPQRMRRMRQYHERGDHFTMTFDTSPIVLKRLDETLRRDPSIIRWTLLKKASKVKDLSKPLNPSIEFDEIEAPRNL